A genomic window from Oceanobacillus timonensis includes:
- a CDS encoding helix-turn-helix domain-containing protein, giving the protein MLFQGIIIDCFQKINQERTSSSVYNLLVGKKAIQTIQDAKFYHIADYYGIYPDLEKAVYNQQLQQLLHARYIQEEEAHKLQITAKGQTWMLSHKTDLNGFQGSKYAKIIEPFKQRLLLFIQTFTNTSKNQYRFIPITDNVDIEQFIKWTYKQYKHRSAEILQQLYKELEEALSGLSNIEAAMFVDRITSFFSYGSSLQQLSQDYQLSIPDCYLTLQKTFYHLLNVQENSENYPMLTLLTKHLRTVDTSLSQTAQWTRRLLQKKHSFEEIMQIRRLKANTIQDHFVEIAMQEDAFPFFDYLDSAIYEEIKAFVHTKQTYRLKEIKNNVHPDITYFQIRLALVLYNK; this is encoded by the coding sequence ATGCTTTTTCAGGGGATCATTATCGATTGTTTCCAAAAAATAAATCAAGAACGTACATCTTCGAGCGTTTATAATCTTTTAGTCGGAAAAAAAGCCATTCAGACGATTCAAGATGCCAAGTTTTATCATATTGCTGACTATTATGGTATTTATCCGGATTTGGAAAAAGCGGTTTATAACCAGCAGCTTCAGCAATTGTTGCATGCAAGGTACATACAGGAAGAGGAAGCTCATAAGCTGCAAATAACTGCTAAAGGACAAACTTGGATGTTATCCCATAAAACGGATCTTAATGGTTTTCAAGGATCGAAATACGCAAAAATAATCGAACCATTCAAGCAGCGGCTCTTGCTTTTTATCCAAACTTTCACAAACACCTCTAAGAACCAATACCGGTTCATTCCTATTACCGATAACGTTGACATTGAACAGTTTATTAAATGGACTTATAAACAATATAAACATCGTTCTGCAGAGATTCTGCAGCAATTGTACAAAGAATTGGAAGAGGCTTTATCCGGACTGTCCAATATCGAGGCAGCCATGTTTGTCGATCGTATAACCAGCTTTTTTTCTTATGGAAGCAGTTTGCAACAGCTCTCCCAAGATTATCAGCTCTCTATTCCAGATTGCTATCTGACCTTGCAGAAAACATTTTATCATTTGCTAAACGTACAGGAGAATAGCGAAAATTATCCGATGTTAACCCTATTAACAAAACACTTGCGAACCGTTGATACGTCTTTGAGTCAAACCGCACAATGGACACGCCGGTTATTACAGAAAAAGCATTCGTTTGAAGAGATTATGCAGATTCGCAGGTTAAAAGCAAATACGATTCAGGATCATTTTGTAGAGATTGCCATGCAGGAAGATGCATTTCCTTTTTTTGATTACTTAGATTCTGCTATTTATGAAGAAATTAAAGCATTTGTACATACCAAACAAACGTACCGTTTAAAAGAAATTAAAAATAATGTTCATCCGGATATCACTTACTTTCAAATTCGCTTGGCACTGGTTTTATATAATAAGTAG
- a CDS encoding RecQ family ATP-dependent DNA helicase, whose protein sequence is MRLEEALRHYFHYDYFRQGQKEIISDVLRGEDVLGVLPTGSGKSICYQLPAKLLDGITIVVSPLISLMIDQVKELKAASFKEVIALNSFLPFPEQQRALNNLHTYRLIFVSPEWLQKKAHQYYLKQLPIKLFVVDEAHCISQWGHEFRPDYQRLAEVIETLNHPPVLALSATATPDVQADIIESLHKPKMKKHIYPMDRKNIAFCIEEVENDQEKLKQITEITTSYVVPSLIYFTSRQTAEETALSLAAKHPKRNIAYYHGGMEASERLRIQQQFMNNQIDIICCTSAFGMGINKPDIRLVIHYHLPLQIESYIQEVGRAGRDGKPSVGVILYQKGDFRLSASMVKNELPAMEDIDRLVATVLNEQQHPMELPPPDQLHMFFDMNEGAARFIQRQLQKHGLVRDNEWMIDETKWKQVRSKVMNYLEERKRYKNSKLYELYEWVQTKECLRKTLYQPFQDDFEEPSGQCCSNCGFDWRKWDPVSPLHTRETSYPGDWRKKLQKILHLKEA, encoded by the coding sequence ATGCGTTTGGAAGAAGCATTGCGTCATTATTTTCATTATGATTATTTTCGGCAGGGACAAAAGGAAATTATATCGGACGTCTTGCGCGGAGAAGATGTACTTGGCGTGTTGCCGACAGGTTCCGGTAAATCTATCTGTTACCAGCTCCCTGCAAAACTATTGGACGGAATCACCATTGTCGTTTCTCCGTTAATTTCTTTAATGATTGATCAGGTAAAGGAATTAAAAGCGGCTTCTTTTAAAGAAGTGATTGCTTTAAACAGTTTTTTGCCTTTTCCGGAGCAACAGAGAGCACTGAACAATTTACACACATATCGGCTTATTTTTGTATCTCCGGAGTGGCTGCAAAAAAAGGCCCATCAATATTATCTCAAGCAGCTGCCAATTAAACTGTTTGTTGTGGATGAAGCACACTGTATATCACAGTGGGGACATGAGTTCCGACCGGATTACCAGCGGCTTGCAGAAGTAATCGAAACACTAAACCATCCGCCAGTTTTAGCTCTGAGTGCCACAGCAACACCAGATGTGCAGGCAGATATTATCGAGAGCTTGCATAAGCCGAAGATGAAAAAACATATTTATCCAATGGATCGGAAAAATATTGCTTTTTGCATCGAAGAAGTAGAAAATGATCAGGAAAAGTTAAAGCAGATTACAGAAATCACAACGTCATATGTTGTCCCTTCTTTAATTTATTTTACAAGCAGGCAAACCGCAGAAGAGACAGCGCTGTCGCTTGCTGCCAAACATCCGAAACGCAACATCGCCTACTATCATGGCGGAATGGAAGCGTCCGAACGCCTGCGAATTCAACAGCAGTTTATGAATAATCAAATTGATATCATCTGCTGTACTAGTGCCTTCGGAATGGGGATTAATAAACCGGATATCCGGCTGGTCATTCATTACCATCTCCCACTTCAAATTGAATCTTATATTCAGGAGGTGGGAAGAGCTGGCAGAGACGGGAAACCAAGTGTCGGCGTTATTCTTTACCAAAAAGGAGATTTTCGTCTGTCAGCAAGTATGGTTAAAAATGAGCTGCCGGCGATGGAAGATATAGACCGTCTGGTTGCAACAGTTTTAAACGAGCAACAACATCCTATGGAGCTGCCACCTCCTGACCAATTGCATATGTTTTTCGATATGAATGAAGGAGCCGCGCGTTTTATACAAAGACAGTTGCAAAAACACGGCTTGGTTCGTGATAATGAATGGATGATAGATGAAACAAAGTGGAAGCAGGTCAGAAGTAAGGTGATGAATTATTTGGAAGAAAGAAAACGATATAAAAATAGCAAACTGTACGAATTATATGAGTGGGTTCAGACGAAAGAATGTTTACGAAAAACACTTTATCAGCCTTTTCAGGATGATTTCGAGGAACCATCCGGGCAATGTTGCAGCAACTGTGGATTCGATTGGCGGAAGTGGGATCCTGTATCGCCTCTTCATACCAGAGAAACGTCATATCCTGGAGATTGGCGAAAAAAACTTCAGAAAATCTTGCATTTAAAAGAGGCATGA
- a CDS encoding CPBP family intramembrane glutamic endopeptidase: MKQSELIKQLSNKELRIQLFFSQGLLLLAAFVLSFFLFDSFFDWFHLFRWDIQDMMTFGLLSAILVVLIELAAMYILPEEWQDDGGINELIFQHQPISFIFIFTLTVAICEEFLFRGVIQTTFGYVFASILFAVVHIRYLKKPLLFIAVLLLSFYIGWVYEHTANLIVPIIMHFFIDFLLGLVIRLKK, encoded by the coding sequence ATGAAACAATCTGAGTTAATCAAACAACTGTCCAATAAAGAACTGAGAATACAGTTATTTTTTTCACAAGGCTTATTGTTGTTGGCAGCCTTTGTTCTGAGCTTTTTTCTATTCGACTCGTTTTTCGATTGGTTTCATCTATTCAGATGGGATATACAGGATATGATGACCTTTGGTTTATTGTCTGCTATTCTCGTAGTCCTGATTGAGCTTGCTGCTATGTATATCCTGCCCGAAGAGTGGCAGGATGATGGCGGAATAAATGAGCTTATATTTCAACACCAGCCAATAAGTTTTATTTTTATATTCACGCTTACCGTTGCAATTTGTGAAGAGTTTTTATTCCGGGGTGTTATCCAGACAACATTTGGGTATGTATTTGCAAGTATTCTTTTTGCCGTTGTCCATATACGCTATTTAAAGAAGCCTTTACTATTTATTGCTGTGCTGCTTCTTAGTTTTTATATTGGCTGGGTTTATGAACATACAGCTAATTTGATTGTACCAATTATCATGCATTTTTTTATTGACTTTCTACTTGGTTTAGTTATACGGTTAAAGAAATGA